From a region of the Nonlabens sp. Hel1_33_55 genome:
- a CDS encoding SusC/RagA family TonB-linked outer membrane protein, whose translation MCKTLPFLFLFASFLVIGQNTRSISGSVTNAAGEPLFGVTVQIKGTTLGTTTDFDGKFNYILRNQDNTSTVLVFAYLGYLPKEVQIGTKSVFNIRLDEDVESLDAVVITSSYGTKKRREEVVGSISSVKPGELAIEQPATSIDELLQGQVAGVFIETNPNLGEPVSINIRGQGSLTPLTNNAVGTSTQPLIIVDGIILTEELGIDGSAFFDAGTNALSENFLNPLARVGIQDIESIEVLKDAAAVGLYGADAANGVILITTKKGTAGPIKFNASFQGGISDSFNGIKYLNGEQYTELRNIYNTNNGDLNNIREWNGVNTNWFDLLNQQGSYSRYTVGASGGGEFFRFRGSVSYQNRTETQIANSFEQFNTALSTSYVSKKLNATLNLSPSWIAKNNPNTLYAFAVDPTIPVRDADGNFTPFATYGNPLAVAQQNIAEAKTFALLGSLNINYRFTDYLNATVLYGTDYSNKDEQKFFSGLNGSGIYNTSGPGRRLIRDRDTRSWNFSTTVAYDQSWNEVHNFDAIAGFETRGEKVNLSFVRAQGFQNFTSPQPIENAEVIDQRDDTSERYGRSAFTQLNYNFDKTYFLLVNFRIDQSSAFGDDNNTAFNGGAGASWVISNEKFFKENTFTDFLRLRASYGTTGNSRIGSYRALGLYTVDNNDPFDGYTGNPSGSATLTQDAPNPNLGWEKNNKFNLGLDWNIFNKLRMVFEVFNDKRNDLIVSRPVIPESGYANIQINGATMRNRGIEFTLESSWVKNEDFEWTTSFNIATLDSEILDLVGSSSSFSAATTARAQQIGSSTTAIYGFESLGIDPATGRELFLVDGQVYDSAYVRENFDNSDWVVLGDSQADFYGGLRNNFSYKSFNLGIITTYAYGADQLVNRTLIDSYNTLTNRNLNVNAFYEAWRAPGDLAGYPAPTNSVSIINSSRYIYDTSNFQLKSVTLSYVAPVDKWKLPVKTLSFNFNGSNLYTWYKEKSAPGRNGIAEFKNTYPEQRTFSIGINTTF comes from the coding sequence ATGTGTAAAACCCTTCCATTTCTATTCCTATTTGCATCCTTCTTAGTTATAGGTCAGAATACTCGTTCTATTTCAGGAAGTGTGACCAACGCGGCTGGAGAGCCTTTGTTTGGGGTGACTGTTCAGATCAAGGGTACAACGTTAGGAACAACTACAGATTTTGATGGAAAATTCAACTACATATTAAGAAATCAGGATAATACTTCTACAGTATTGGTGTTTGCTTATTTAGGTTACCTCCCAAAAGAGGTACAAATAGGCACTAAATCTGTGTTTAATATTCGATTGGATGAAGATGTAGAATCATTGGATGCTGTTGTCATTACTTCATCCTATGGTACTAAAAAGAGGCGTGAAGAAGTTGTAGGAAGCATCTCTTCTGTCAAGCCAGGCGAGCTTGCCATTGAACAACCAGCAACCAGTATTGATGAGCTATTACAGGGTCAAGTGGCAGGTGTATTTATCGAGACGAATCCTAATCTCGGTGAACCAGTCTCCATTAATATACGTGGTCAAGGATCTTTAACTCCATTGACTAACAATGCAGTAGGAACCAGCACCCAACCTCTAATAATAGTAGATGGCATTATATTAACAGAAGAATTAGGTATTGATGGAAGTGCATTCTTTGATGCAGGAACGAATGCTTTATCAGAGAACTTTCTAAACCCTCTAGCGAGAGTTGGTATTCAGGACATAGAATCTATCGAGGTACTCAAGGATGCGGCAGCTGTGGGTCTTTATGGAGCAGATGCTGCAAACGGAGTCATTTTAATCACCACTAAGAAAGGTACTGCTGGTCCCATCAAGTTTAATGCTAGTTTCCAAGGTGGAATTAGCGATTCCTTTAACGGAATCAAATATTTGAACGGTGAGCAATACACTGAATTGCGCAACATATATAACACCAATAACGGTGACTTAAACAATATTCGAGAATGGAATGGAGTGAATACCAATTGGTTTGACCTTTTAAATCAACAAGGTTCCTATTCAAGATACACCGTAGGTGCAAGTGGCGGCGGTGAATTTTTTCGCTTTCGCGGAAGCGTATCCTACCAAAACAGAACAGAAACTCAAATAGCAAATTCGTTTGAGCAGTTCAACACTGCACTCTCCACTAGTTATGTAAGCAAAAAACTTAATGCAACATTGAATTTATCTCCTTCTTGGATTGCAAAGAATAACCCTAATACTCTATATGCCTTTGCTGTGGATCCAACCATTCCAGTAAGAGATGCTGATGGAAATTTCACTCCGTTTGCAACATACGGTAACCCTCTGGCGGTGGCCCAACAAAATATTGCAGAAGCTAAGACATTTGCACTTTTGGGAAGCCTGAACATCAATTATAGGTTTACAGATTACTTGAATGCCACAGTTCTTTATGGAACAGATTACTCGAACAAGGATGAACAAAAATTCTTTTCTGGCCTCAATGGTTCTGGTATTTATAATACTTCAGGTCCTGGTAGACGTTTAATAAGAGATCGAGATACAAGATCATGGAATTTTAGCACTACAGTTGCTTATGATCAGTCATGGAATGAGGTTCACAACTTTGACGCCATCGCTGGCTTTGAAACTAGAGGTGAAAAAGTCAATTTATCATTTGTGAGAGCTCAAGGATTTCAAAACTTCACCTCGCCTCAACCCATTGAAAATGCAGAAGTGATTGATCAACGTGACGACACCTCAGAACGATATGGCAGGTCTGCCTTTACCCAATTAAATTACAACTTTGACAAAACGTACTTTTTGTTGGTGAATTTTAGAATTGATCAAAGTTCTGCTTTTGGTGATGATAATAATACTGCTTTCAACGGCGGCGCTGGAGCTAGCTGGGTTATATCAAATGAAAAATTCTTCAAAGAAAACACATTTACTGATTTTTTGAGATTACGTGCTAGTTATGGGACTACTGGAAACTCTCGAATAGGTAGTTATCGAGCACTGGGGCTTTACACAGTGGATAACAATGATCCTTTTGATGGATATACGGGTAATCCATCTGGGTCAGCTACATTGACTCAAGACGCACCTAATCCAAATTTAGGTTGGGAAAAGAACAACAAATTCAACCTAGGCCTTGATTGGAATATTTTCAACAAACTTAGAATGGTATTTGAAGTATTCAACGATAAGCGTAACGACCTGATTGTTTCTAGGCCGGTGATTCCTGAGTCAGGATACGCTAACATTCAAATTAATGGCGCCACCATGCGTAATAGAGGTATTGAATTTACCCTAGAGTCCAGCTGGGTTAAAAATGAAGATTTTGAATGGACCACATCCTTCAACATTGCCACGCTGGATAGCGAGATTCTTGATCTGGTAGGATCAAGCTCTTCCTTCTCTGCAGCAACTACTGCCAGAGCCCAACAAATAGGAAGCAGCACAACGGCAATTTATGGCTTTGAATCCTTGGGAATAGATCCCGCAACTGGAAGAGAATTGTTTCTTGTGGATGGACAGGTATATGATTCAGCCTATGTCCGGGAAAATTTTGATAACAGCGATTGGGTCGTTTTAGGAGATTCACAAGCAGATTTCTACGGCGGTTTGCGCAATAATTTTAGTTACAAAAGTTTCAATCTGGGAATCATCACCACTTATGCGTATGGCGCAGATCAATTAGTCAACAGAACATTGATTGACAGCTACAATACATTGACAAACAGAAATTTAAATGTGAATGCTTTTTATGAAGCCTGGAGAGCACCTGGTGATCTCGCTGGATATCCAGCGCCTACTAATTCAGTAAGTATCATCAATTCTTCCAGGTATATTTATGATACCTCAAACTTTCAGTTAAAGTCTGTTACACTTAGTTATGTCGCTCCAGTCGATAAGTGGAAGCTACCCGTCAAAACTCTATCCTTCAATTTTAACGGTTCTAATTTGTACACCTGGTATAAAGAAAAGAGTGCACCAGGAAGAAATGGAATAGCAGAATTTAAAAATACCTATCCAGAGCAGAGAACGTTCTCTATAGGAATCAATACTACATTCTAA